CGCTCGTGAATTATCAGCACGTGGTATTACATGTAATGCGATTGCACCTGGTTTTATTGAATCTGATATGACAGATGTGCTAAGCGATAAAGTTAAAGAAGTGGCCAAAACACAAATTCCTTTGAAACGTTTTGGTAAGGTCGAAGAAGTGGCGCAAGCCGCCATCTTCTTAGCAGAAAATCGCTATATTACCGGTCAAGTGTTAAACGTTGACGGTGGTATGGTAATGAATGGATAGGAGGCTCGCTATGAGACGAGTAGTCATTACAGGTCAAGGGGCAGTTACCCCTTTAGGAAATACAGCCCAAGAATTTTGGGAAGGTTTAAAAGCAGGGAAAAACGGAATCGCTCCCATTACACACTTTGATGCAAGCGAAACAGGTGTAACCGTTGCGGCTGAAGTGAAAGATTTTGATCCGACTTTATACATGGAGAAAAAACAAACTAAGCGTATGGATGCTTTTTCAATCTACGGTATTGCTGCAGCTAAACAAGCGTTAGCTGATAGTGGTTTGGTTTTAGGTGAAAATGTCGATCCACATCGTACAGGCGTGATTGTTAGCTCTGGAATTGGTGGTATGACAACAATTCAAGAGCAAGTCATTAAAATGAAAGAACGTGGACCAAAACGTGTAGCACCGTTCTTTGTACCAATGTCAATTGGTAACATGGCGGCGGGAAATATTTCAATTGAGATTGGAGCAAAAGGCGTTTGTTCATGTGTTGTGACAGCTTGTGCTTCAGCAACTAATGCAATCGGAGACGCCTTCCGTTCTATTAAGCATGGTTACCAAGATGTGATTTTTGCAGGAGGAGCAGAAGCAACGATTTGTGAAATCGGTATTTCTGGTTTTGCGGCTCTAACAGCGTTAACAACTGCTGAAGATCCTAATCGTGCGTCTATACCGTTTGATAAAGAACGCGGTGGCTTTGTGATGGGAGAAGGAGCAGGCGTAGTGGTTCTGGAAGAATTAGAACATGCTAAAGCGCGTGGTGCTAATATTTTAGCAGAAGTTGTTGGCTATGGAGCAAATAGTGATGCTTACCATATGACAAGTCCTACACCAGACGGTTCTGGAGCTGGTCGTTGTATGTTATTAGCGATGGAAGAAGCAGGTATTTCACCTGAACAAGTGGATTACATTAACGCGCACGGCACAGGTACACCAACTAATGATGGGGCTGAAACAACAGCGATTAAATATGCCTTAGGTGAAGAAGTGGCTAAAACCGTCGCAATTTCAAGTAGTAAATCAATGACGGGTCACTTATTAGGCGCTGCTGGTGCAATTGAGGCGATGGCTTGTGTTGGTGCCTTACGCGAGAACTTTGTGCCACCAACCATCAATTACCAAGTGGCTGATGAAGCGTGTGATTTAGACTACGTGCCAAATGTTGGTCGCGAGCGTCAAGTTGATTATGCACTAACAAACTCATTAGGGTTTGGTGGCCATAATGCCGTGTTATGT
This is a stretch of genomic DNA from Vagococcus zengguangii. It encodes these proteins:
- the fabF gene encoding beta-ketoacyl-ACP synthase II; amino-acid sequence: MRRVVITGQGAVTPLGNTAQEFWEGLKAGKNGIAPITHFDASETGVTVAAEVKDFDPTLYMEKKQTKRMDAFSIYGIAAAKQALADSGLVLGENVDPHRTGVIVSSGIGGMTTIQEQVIKMKERGPKRVAPFFVPMSIGNMAAGNISIEIGAKGVCSCVVTACASATNAIGDAFRSIKHGYQDVIFAGGAEATICEIGISGFAALTALTTAEDPNRASIPFDKERGGFVMGEGAGVVVLEELEHAKARGANILAEVVGYGANSDAYHMTSPTPDGSGAGRCMLLAMEEAGISPEQVDYINAHGTGTPTNDGAETTAIKYALGEEVAKTVAISSSKSMTGHLLGAAGAIEAMACVGALRENFVPPTINYQVADEACDLDYVPNVGRERQVDYALTNSLGFGGHNAVLCLKKWAGE